AGAAAGATAAATGGTGGGTGTGTAAAATTATGTATGCGAGGTGTCATTGGCTAGCACCTCAAGTCTTGTGCCAACATATGACCCATGCCTGGACTTTGAGTGGAAATGCTTAGATGGTGATTGATCAGCGCAAGACCCTGTCTCGACCAATATGGATACTTGGCTGAATCCATGCTTGTtggcttgctttgcttgAGAAGTATAATACTAACCCATTTCATGACAACCAGTCAgttcctcccccatcacgAAGCAGAATCAAGTGTTAATTCCAGTATTTTCCAACCACCATGGGCTCTCTTTCGCTATCCTCCTTTTACTCTCTCGAGTCTCTGCCAGTCGAGGACCGAGCTCTGTTTGACCGCTTTGGCCGCGGAGAGATCGTTCCCCCTCCTTTTACTGTCGTCCACCATGCATTTGAGTCAATAGCATTGGAAAACCCCAACGTTATTGCGGCTCGCCATTTCGACGGCTCTATGATAACATATGGAGATCTTGACCATCATGCCAATATCTTAGCCAACGAGTTGCAAACGCGGTTTGGTTTCAAGAGCGGAGCGCGAGCGGTCTTAGTCTATTCACGGTCTATCGAGATGCTCATCTTCATTCTTGCTGTGCTCAAAGCAGGTGGACAGTATATTCCCATCGACGGCGGCATCATTCCGGTAGAGACTCTCAGCCATGTGGTCTCGGACTCGTCAGCAGAACTTGTCCTCTGCCTGCCCAAATATGCCGACAAGGCCACTAAAGCATGTCGTCACGAAGCTCCTGTTGTCAGTCTTGACCTCGCAAGTGACATATGGACGTCTGGGATTACTGGCAGTCCAAATGTACACGTCCAGCCCCAGGATGGAGCCTACATCATCTATACCTCAGGCACCACCGGACGCCcaaagggggttgaggttacACACAGTAATGTTTGTCATACCTTGTTGGTTGAGCCTGCAAAGCTGGATATCACCATCGGCAAGAATGTGGCCCAGCAGTTGAACGTGGCGTTCGATATGTGTAAGTCTATCCATGCAGTCTCACTCGCCGCCAGGAGTTCGCTGCTAACAACACCAGGCGCTTGGGAGATATTAGCAACACTCATGAATGGCGGAACTCTGCATCTGAGAGGTAGTGGAAACGAACTCTGGACTGCATGTCTAAAGCAAGTTGACATTGTTATCTCCACCCCGTCAGTGGCCATCAAACGTTTCCCTCTTCATGAGGacttccccaacctcagGACAATTGTCGTGGGCGGTGAGCCATGCCCGAAACCTCTTGCAGATCATTGGGCACAGCACACGGGGACCAGATTCATCAATATTTGCGGCCCGACCGAGATCACCATTCTCAACACTGCCCACATCCACAAGTTTGGTGGACCGTTGACCATCGGCAAGCCTAATCCCAACACAACGCTCTATATTCTGGATGACAATCAGAATCCTGTCAAGATCGGTGACCCTGGAGTCatgtgggttgggggagctggCGTATCTAAGGGCTATGTCAACTTGCCCGAGTTGAGTGCGGCCAGGTACAAGCTCGACAAGTTCACCAGAGATGGAAGCATGATGTTTAATACAGGCGACCTGGTGCGATGGAATGCGGACGGATGTCTCGAGACTCTGGGTCGCCGAGACGATCAGGTGAAAATTAATGGCTTCCGTGTTGAGCTAGACGGTGTCTCTCGCGCCATCGAGTCTTGCGCAACCGTTGTCAAAGGATGCGCACTCAAGATCGACAGTACACTTTGGGGTTTTTACTCCGCGGCTGAATCTATTGATGAGGCTGAATTGCAAACTGGTGTTGGTTTACAACAACCCTTCTACGGGGTTCCTACGATGTGGCATTATCTTGGCCCAACGATCCCACTACAGTGAATGGCAAGATCGATAAGCGTGTACTGCGGGACattgccgccgccatcgcccaCGGTGATAACTCAGGGATTCACACCCCTCGATCGGGTGTCGCCATTGTCAGAGATGGTTCGACTCCGAGCGCCACGGATCTCAAAAAGGCATCCTTGCCGAGCAGCAGTAACTCTACTGACAGTGGCAAACCCGAGGTTCTTGAGCTGCCGCGTAAAAAGGGGTTTCAAGGCTGGCGCTGGCTGCGCCACACAGGCTTGTCAGCCTACCGCAAGCTGTTTGGCATTATTTTTATCGCCAATGCTGTTGCCTTTGTCCTTGTTCTGTGGCAGAGCCGAGAGTCCAGCTATCAACTTCCTCTTGGCACCCTCGCCACGGCTGTCAGCGCAAACCTCCTAGCATCTGTCTTGCTCCGGCAAGATTATGTTGTTAATGTTCTTTTTTGGCTCGCCACGCGTATGCCAACTTCTGCACCACTCTCTATTCGCAGACACTTAGCTCGCGTCTATCACTATGGTGGTGTGCATTCGGGAGcttctgttgctgcttctttGTGGTGGGTAGTGTTCACCGTTTCAGCGAGCATTCGCTTTGCACCAGCTAGCCCAactcagcctcctcaacgAATTGCGGTCCTGGTGGTAACTTACCTGATATTTTTCCTGCTCCTGGCAATCCTGATCATGGCTTACCCTTCTGTCCGTGCCAAGTTGCATGACCAGTTTGAGTGGACGCATCGTTTCGCCGGATGGACGGCATTGGCTCTGGTGTGGGCCCATCTCATTATCGTCACAGCGGCCTTACCAAACACCCAGCCCTTGGCAACAGCCCTGTCCCAAACACCGGCTTTGTACCTTTTGGCTCTAACAACCCTCTCAATTGCTGCTTCGTGGCTCCGCCTTCGTCGCGTCAaggttgctgttgagccTCTGTCGAGGCACGCAGTCCGTTTGCACTTTGATTTCAAGACTCCACGGCAATGTTCATCATTGGGAGTCCGCATTACCGATCGCCCCTTAGTGGAATGGCACGCCTTTGCGGCTATTCCCGAGCCGTATGGGAAACCAGGATTGTCTCTTCTCGTATCCCGTGCTGGTGACTGGACTGAACGCATCATTGAAAACCCGCCGACGCATCTTTGGACACGGGGCGAACCAACGTCAGGAGTGCTGGCCATTGCACCCCTTTTCAAGAAAATTGTTTTGGTTGCGACAGGATCTGGGATTGGACCCTGTCTCCCGGTCATCATGGAACGTAAAGTTCCTTGCCGGATCTTGTGGAGCACCAAAAATCCACTGAAAACCTACGGCCAGGGGATAATTGATGAAGTGAAAAGGTGCGATGAGACGGCTGTCGTGTGGGATACTGACAACATGGGAAGACCAGACTTGGTCCAGCTGGCATGGGACTTGTATCAGGAGAGTGGAGCCGAGTGTGTCTGTATCATCAGCAATGCGAAGACTACGAAGAAAGTGGTGTACCAGTTGGAGACGAGAGGAATTCCGGCTTTTGGACCAATTTGGGATTCGTGAAGAGAGTGCGTACCCACACTGCCCATTGATACAAATAACGTACATGTAGACTTATCGTGCTGAATATATTATCTTCGTTATATATGGATGTGTTTGAAGAAGACCTGTGTGACGGACCATACtcagaacctctgaaagggatacaCAGTTGAAGATAACTTCTGAATTATTATTCGGCACAGCTAAACCGTGCATAACAAGTagtctcaatgtaaacacaaaATGCCGAGAGTACATGCCGGGATTGCATACTGCAGAACTCTCTAGACTGGCCAGTTCCTCTGTATATAGATCATGGCTCATCTAGATCACCTGGCTCGCCGGCCATGATGTTGGGATTCAAGCCTTGATTCCTGAGGCGGTACTGCAGCGTGCCAGGCCAGTGAACGCCATGGTTGCGAAGCGGCCTTGACTTGGGTGAACCTGGGTGGAAAGCTACATAGTCCTCGCATAGCACGCTGTAATTTTTACTGTGTACATCAGGACGAGCGATACCATTTAAAGCCGAAACAGTGCTGCTTACCGGAGCGACCGGCCGACATTtatggaaaagggggggtatCGCTCCACAATGAGTTTTGGCATCCAAGAAAGAAGCGTTgtccatcccctccatcgaTGATCTGGTCAAGCTGTCTCTGTACCTGACATCCCAGCTATCCTACCTTTCGTAAACCCAGGGTGCCACAATACCTATTCTCAGCCCAAAGTAATACTGGGGACAGTCCTTACCACCTTAATTCCTGCCTCAATCTTACGCTGCCGCTTCTGCGAGAGGGCTGCAGACTTGTCCGCCACAGGCCACTGCTCCAGGAGAGCCTTGAGTGCAGCCGCAGCTCTGAGGGTTGCCATGTCTTGTTTTTGTGACTGTCTGCGTAATAGCAGACGGTATACCAATTCCTCCTCGCTGCAACCGAGCTCAGCACATGATGTCTTGGTAGGATTTCAAGGTCCGCGGCACAGGAATGACAGAGAGGGTCATCTTGCAAACGATGCTTATGGCGATACTCCGGTGGAAATAGATTGTCTTGAGCCAGGCCGGGGGAGCGGTAGCTACGTTCACGTCCCGGCTGACGGCCATGTATTGTAGGCTCCTGAGGTATTCTGCTGCCTTGTTGCGTAAATGGTTCCTCCCATGCTCACTTCAGTTGCAGAGCAGAAGATTGTGCATATCCTTGCTAAGATGGTCGCATATAATTAGCCCCAGTGTTTGGCTGAAAGCGCTTATTTGTTGAAGAACCATGTTCATGTCGCTATGCCATGGCTGAGAATATGTGTCGCTGTGGGCATTAACGGTGATGGGATACGGTGTGCTCGGATTCGCGTTCTGATAGCCAAAGCAGATGTGCAGTCGACACAATGACAAGTGTCCAAGATAGGCGTAGATGGCAGACAATGTCAGTTCTGAAGTGCGGGGGGCTTTGCTTTTTCCTCTGTTAGAAGATTGTGGAGGGAAGGTGGCCAATCACAGTGTGCCGCATTTTGGACATGGCAGCAACAGATCAATACATATTGACATCCTGGCACTTGGCAGCAGGAGGATGGGCCTTCCACAGAAGAGACAGCAATACTCTGTACCGAATAGCCAATTCTCATTGAACAATAGACCCTCGTGCTAACCAAAAGCGAGGCTGGCAACAAAGCAAATTGATTCAAAGCATATCAAATACAAGTCAAATCAAATAGGCCAAAAAAGGGCTCAAATCTATATTTTTTCAATATTTAATCTGCTTTAAGTATATTTACTACGCCTCTCCCCATACTAGTTCAccacatcacccaccaaTAGCTATacacaaccctaaccctaaaATTGTGCGTTGCTTCACCACTCATCActaccctcaccaccaccctcaccagtGCCTTAGGAACCTATATGCGTGGTAGCCGGGCCCGTTCAAATATATTCAAAAGAAATAAAATACTAATCGAATAtgaccttttccatctcaaATCAAACCAAATCAAGTCAAGTCAGGGCCATATCTAATTTGATTTTACTTTATTGTCATCTTTGACCAAAAGGCCACCAGGCACGACGCAAGAGGTTTGTTGGATACCTGAATAACAACTAACACAGCTCGTAACAGACTCAGGACCATCCGAGGGCAGTGAGGAGTCCCTTCCTCCACAGATTGCGTAACTTTTGCGAAAAGCCACTTCCTGCCTCTTTCGATGATGTCTGAAGTCAACAATCATTAGTAATATGGTCGTCTCGAAATGAGTCACGTGCCGGAGTGGCGGACTCGCCAAGTGTAACGATCCCCACCTGTTGAAGCCCCACATTCAGATAAACTGCTTATCAACCAGCGCGCGGGGCAATTTTCTGTCAAAATTCTTGAGAAAGCAGCGCCCCGCCAGCAGTCCCCAGTTCGCTGTCTTGCTGTGCAAGTCCCACCATATCTATAACTGCACTCTCTTCAAGCGGTACACCTTTTTCGAATACACAACAAACCCAATACCCAGAGAGACACAGATAAACACGGAAATAATGGATCTCGACACTCCCATGGGTATGGCCCCAATGCTGGGCACAGCGCGCACTGGCGCAACCATCTTGTGCTGCAACTGCGGCTCTCCCATTGATGGCACCTCTTCCGCCGGTGCCATGTGCTACGACTGGTAAGTTTTCCTTTGAATTGCTAGTCATGGCGCCTGGACTGATAAAGTTGTCTCCAGTATCAAATTGACCGTCGATATCTCGAAAACCATCCCCCGCGAAGCCCATATCCAGTTCTGCCGTGACTGCGACCGATGGCTGATGCCCCCCAACACCTGGGTCAATGCTGCGCCCGAGTCCAAAGAGTTGCTGGCTTTGTGTTTGAAGAGGTTACGAAATATCACCAAGGTCCGCATTGTCAACGCAGAGTTCATCTGGACGGAACCACATTCGCGAAGAATCAAGGTTAAGATCACAATCCAGGACTCAGTGGCTGATGGTGTCCTCATGCAACAAAGTTTCGAGGTAGTCTACGTCGTGGGTACACAGCAGTGCAAGGACTGCGCCAAGTCATACACAGCCAACGTTTGGAGAGCGTCAGTACAAGTCCGTCAAAAGGTGCCCCACAAGAGGACCTTTTTGCTATTGGAGCAGCTTATCCTCAAGCACCAAGCGCATCGGGACACGATCAACAtcaaggaagaaaagggcgGTATCGACTTTTACTTTGCTCACAGAAATCAAGCCGAAgctttcctttctttcctcaAATCAGTCATTCCCATTTTTGTCAAGGACTCGAGGCAACTTATTTCGCAAGACAACCACACAGGCGACAAGTCATACAAGTTCAACTACTCCGTCGAGATTGTCCCCATTTGCAGAGATGATTTGGTGGCCCTGCCACTCAAATTGGCCCGGTCGATTGGCAACATTACGCCCCTTGTCCTCTGCCACAGGATAGGAACGTCCGTCAACCTTCTCGACCCCAACACTCTTCAGACAGCCGAAATCAGCTCCGACGTCTTCTGGCGCGCACCATTCCAGCCTCTTGCCGGTACACCCGACTTGGTCGAGTTCATTGTCATGGACGTCGAACCAACAAACGTCCGCAAGGGCAAGTGGGTTCTGTCAGAAGTGCAAGTTGCCCGCGCCGCCGATCTCGGTGTAAACGACCACACCTATTTCACCAGAACTCATCTGGGCAACCTGTTGCATGCTGGAGACTCGGTCCTTGGTTATATGCTCACGGGAACAAACTTCAACTCTTCCGCTCTGGACGCCATTGAGAACTCTCGTGCGTTCGGGTCGACGATTCCAGATGTCATTCTGGTCAAGAAGCACTACCCCAACAGGCGCAAGAACAGGAAGCGCAACTGGAAGCTCAAGCGCATGGCCAAGGATGAGGGCGAGTTGCTGCCCAAGGCGGCCGATcaggagaagatggaggctGAGTACGAGATGTTCTTgcgggatgtggaggaggatgaggagttgCGGGCCGCGTTGGCGTTGTACAAgaacaccaagaagaagcagcaggatgCGGACGCGATGAGCATTGCCGAGACAGAGATGACGGGTGTGGATGATGGGCCGAGGATCAATATGGATGAGCTGCTGGATGATTTTGATGAGTTGGGCATTCATGATGAGTAGGGGATTAGGCTGTGAAGTTTCATGGGGTGAATGGGTTGGAGTGGAAAAATATAccatttttgttttgtttgatgaGAACTTCTTTGATACTTTGCTGTGTTCCTTCTGTGAATTGTGAG
The window above is part of the Podospora bellae-mahoneyi strain CBS 112042 chromosome 3, whole genome shotgun sequence genome. Proteins encoded here:
- the NMD3 gene encoding ribosome-binding protein (BUSCO:EOG09262CA4; EggNog:ENOG503NTWS; COG:J), encoding MDLDTPMGMAPMLGTARTGATILCCNCGSPIDGTSSAGAMCYDCIKLTVDISKTIPREAHIQFCRDCDRWLMPPNTWVNAAPESKELLALCLKRLRNITKVRIVNAEFIWTEPHSRRIKVKITIQDSVADGVLMQQSFEVVYVVGTQQCKDCAKSYTANVWRASVQVRQKVPHKRTFLLLEQLILKHQAHRDTINIKEEKGGIDFYFAHRNQAEAFLSFLKSVIPIFVKDSRQLISQDNHTGDKSYKFNYSVEIVPICRDDLVALPLKLARSIGNITPLVLCHRIGTSVNLLDPNTLQTAEISSDVFWRAPFQPLAGTPDLVEFIVMDVEPTNVRKGKWVLSEVQVARAADLGVNDHTYFTRTHLGNLLHAGDSVLGYMLTGTNFNSSALDAIENSRAFGSTIPDVILVKKHYPNRRKNRKRNWKLKRMAKDEGELLPKAADQEKMEAEYEMFLRDVEEDEELRAALALYKNTKKKQQDADAMSIAETEMTGVDDGPRINMDELLDDFDELGIHDE
- a CDS encoding hypothetical protein (EggNog:ENOG503NVVB; COG:Q); this encodes MGSLSLSSFYSLESLPVEDRALFDRFGRGEIVPPPFTVVHHAFESIALENPNVIAARHFDGSMITYGDLDHHANILANELQTRFGFKSGARAVLVYSRSIEMLIFILAVLKAGGQYIPIDGGIIPVETLSHVVSDSSAELVLCLPKYADKATKACRHEAPVVSLDLASDIWTSGITGSPNVHVQPQDGAYIIYTSGTTGRPKGVEVTHSNVCHTLLVEPAKLDITIGKNVAQQLNVAFDMCAWEILATLMNGGTLHLRGSGNELWTACLKQVDIVISTPSVAIKRFPLHEDFPNLRTIVVGGEPCPKPLADHWAQHTGTRFINICGPTEITILNTAHIHKFGGPLTIGKPNPNTTLYILDDNQNPVKIGDPGVMWVGGAGVSKGYVNLPELSAARYKLDKFTRDGSMMFNTGDLVRWNADGCLETLGRRDDQVKINGFRVELDGVSRAIESCATVVKGCALKIDSTLWGFYSAAESIDEAELQTGVVNGKIDKRVLRDIAAAIAHGDNSGIHTPRSGVAIVRDGSTPSATDLKKASLPSSSNSTDSGKPEVLELPRKKGFQGWRWLRHTGLSAYRKLFGIIFIANAVAFVLVLWQSRESSYQLPLGTLATAVSANLLASVLLRQDYVVNVLFWLATRMPTSAPLSIRRHLARVYHYGGVHSGASVAASLWWVVFTVSASIRFAPASPTQPPQRIAVLVVTYLIFFLLLAILIMAYPSVRAKLHDQFEWTHRFAGWTALALVWAHLIIVTAALPNTQPLATALSQTPALYLLALTTLSIAASWLRLRRVKVAVEPLSRHAVRLHFDFKTPRQCSSLGVRITDRPLVEWHAFAAIPEPYGKPGLSLLVSRAGDWTERIIENPPTHLWTRGEPTSGVLAIAPLFKKIVLVATGSGIGPCLPVIMERKVPCRILWSTKNPLKTYGQGIIDEVKRCDETAVVWDTDNMGRPDLVQLAWDLYQESGAECVCIISNAKTTKKVVYQLETRGIPAFGPIWDS